The genomic segment ATCGGGTCGGTCGCATTGCCGACGACCTGACCCGAGCGGCTGGCGACCACGTCGCCGTCGTGACGCACCGTCAGTTCGAAATCCGGCTGGTCGGTGATCCGGGAGAGGTCGACAGTGGTCCGGAACGTCCCGTTCTCGCTGACCGTGGCCTCCCGGGAGCGGAGGAACGGCGTCGCGGCGTCGCTTGCGCTGACGATACGAACCGAGAGTGTTTCACCGGCGGCGATATCCGTCCGGCCGCTGATGACCTGTCCCGTCGTCGCGTCGAGTCGCACCGTCTCGGTGTCGGGCAGGACAACGGTGCCGTTGACCTGCTGGGTAGTGTTTGCCTGTGGCTGGGTCTCGCCCGTATCGAAGACGACAGCCCCGGTGACGGCGGCGATACCGATAGCGGCACCGATAGCGACCAAGACGCCGACCTGGCGGTTCATCGGCCCACCTCCGGCGTCGGTCGGTTGGAGAGGCAATGCGGACTGCAGGGACCAGTCCCCGCTGGGGAGCGGGGCAACTCTGTAGCGTACATGGCACTCCCGACTACAGATGTGGTAGAAAAAGCGACGGCGGATAGTAAAATACAGATTTGAGCGGTCCTGCACACCGAGGGCGGCGACTGGCTACAATCCGGTTTTAACCAAGCGTGGACTATTAAACGGGACTGGTCGAGACACCGATTATGGGACTCGTACGGGTCGGTGTGGTCGCACTCGTGTTGGTGAGTGCCGTGTGTCTCGGACTCGACTTCGGCGGGACACAGTCGAACGGCGGGGCGTCTCCCCTCCCGCCAGGAGTGGACGACGGGAGTCTGAACGCGACGGCGCTGGCGGCGGCCCACGAACGGTCCCTCGTGGACACCCCCGTTGCTATCGAGACGTCTCGGGCGACGTGGAACACCGACCCGGGCGGCAATCAGACCGTGACAACCAAGACGCTGACCGACGGCAACGGGACGCTCTGGCGGCGGACAGTGACCGGCGACAGCGAGCAGTCACACGTTGAGCGGTGGACCGACGGGCGACGGAGTCTCCGGTACGTCGCGGCTACCGGGGAAACGGTGTCGGCAGATGTGGTGACGAGGCCCGGACAGCGGTACCTGACACCGAGGCTGGCGACGTGGCTCGATACGGGACGGTACTCACTCACCGCCGTCGAGTCGGCTACGCCCGGGCGATACGTCCTCACGACGACCACTTACACGCCGCCGGACGGGGAACCACTGGAGGCCGACACCGTCCGGTACGAGGCGACAGCCGTCGTGACGGCGAGAGGCCGCGTGCAGGCGATGTCGGCGACGCTCGTGACAATCGAGACCAACAGATGGGGTCGACACGTCCGGTCGCGATCGTACAGCTACCGCGTCGTCCGGACCGGCGGTGTCACCCCGCCGACCCCCGACTGGCTCCCCGACCGGTCCGCAGCGGCCGTGGAGGGCGACGATGGCTGACACCCGGCGAGTGGCGCTGCTCGTTGCGGCCGTAGTCGCCGTGTTCACTGTGGTCATCGCCGTCGTCGCGACGAGCACGCCGCCTGCAGGACCCCCGTCGGACGGGACGGCTGTCGCGGCTACCGGCGGCTTCGAGCGCATCCATGACCGCGGGCTGACGGGGTCGAACGTCTCAGTCGGAGTCGTCGACGTGACTGGGTTCAACACGGGCTCGACAGCACTCTCGGACCAGCTCCGGGCCGCCCGCGCGTTCGGGACCGGGTCGCTGGACGCCGGCAGTACCCACGGTACCGCCGCGGCGACGGTCGTGGCCCGTATCGCCCCCGATTCCGAGCTGTACCTCGCGAGCGTCGGCGGTATCGGCGATTACGAGCGGGCGGTCGAGTGGCTCCGACAGCAGGACGTCGACGTCGTCGTCACCACGGTCTCGTTCTACGGCCGGCCGGGCGACGGCGGCGGAACCGTCGGGCGAGTCAC from the Halomicroarcula saliterrae genome contains:
- a CDS encoding BGTF surface domain-containing protein; translation: MNRQVGVLVAIGAAIGIAAVTGAVVFDTGETQPQANTTQQVNGTVVLPDTETVRLDATTGQVISGRTDIAAGETLSVRIVSASDAATPFLRSREATVSENGTFRTTVDLSRITDQPDFELTVRHDGDVVASRSGQVVGNATDPITDIDPGANDEYERVGDSNESTTADASFVVEGDVLTLAPSETATLKAETELEAGTRVELRLRSADTSTPFLRSRETTVNEDGTLSAAFNTSDLGPSTAFDATIRYNGSVLTRQSGVVEM